One Diabrotica undecimpunctata isolate CICGRU unplaced genomic scaffold, icDiaUnde3 ctg00001297.1, whole genome shotgun sequence DNA window includes the following coding sequences:
- the LOC140431526 gene encoding uncharacterized protein: MSVRITTRNGPSQGSDTDFKVIFWNAGGLSNSKFLELKRSVLEKNVDIYVIVEAGAATDTPHLYSTVGYSTHVLKRSRQVASGIIIGIKTPLVCKANIIHEMQDRDKLEMFKVEVWKNSKHVTLFLLYNPPDNIPALELVEQQIQPRSQTRPDLVVTHPHITGKINVTLLDDAAGCGHRALLVTCKLAKDKKAQNRAPRWNFKKTDWKKYRECTNEVLTQLTLQEPEEATKKVSEAILKCAKECIPRGQIKGYKTFWSPTLSKLKAARDKARGKAEKSRQINDYIELRKRQAVLTQAIKSGKREAFKSFLAKLDFRKDGVKAHRFVTTLNNDGNKQQQMPMRGMARELTTHADIANELCKHYTKVSNIKINKRERARLLRYPPPRQMSKNINDICSEDFSMLELEAALSDTKTKKAAGIDELYPEMLKYLGASAKGTILNLINLTWNLRVPSQWRKSEVIPTLKKEKDPSLTDSYRPIFLTSSLCKVAEKMVLGRLNRALTHLELIDDAQAGFRKHRNTMDHVVDFAQKVKDAFHRKMSTVAVLVDLKAAYDTVWRGLLLHKIAN; the protein is encoded by the exons ATGAGTGTACGAATCACTACTCGAAACGGCCCTTCTCAGGGCAGCGACACAGACTTCAAAGTCATCTTCTGGAACGCTGGAGGTCTAAGCAACAGCAAGTTTTTAGAACTCAAACGAAGCGTTCTCGAAAAGAACGTTGATATATATGTCATTGTAGAGGCAGGAGCCGCTACAGACACACCTCATCTCTACTCTACAGTTGGCTATTCAACCCATGTGCTGAAGAGGAGTCGACAAGTGGCGTCAGGAATTATCATCGGAATCAAAACCCCTCTAGTATGCAAGGCTAACATAATCCACGAAATGCAGGATAGAGACAAACTGGAAATGTTCAAGGTAGAAGTCTGGAAAAACTCGAAACATGTCACCCTTTTCTTACTATACAATCCGCCAGATAATATACCTGCATTGGAATTGGTAGAGCAACAAATCCAGCCAA GAAGTCAAACAAGGCCCGATCTTGTCGTAACGCACCCACACATTACAGGGAAGATCAATGTAACCCTCCTGGACGACGCAGCAGGCTGTGGTCACCGCGCTCTGCTAGTGACATGCAAACTGGCAAAGGACAAAAAAGCCCAAAATCGCGCCCCGCGCTGGAATTTTAAAAAGACGGATTGGAAAAAGTACAGGGAATGCACAAATGAAGTCCTAACTCAACTAACACTACAAGAACCagaagaagcaacaaagaaagtAAGTGAGGCCATACTCAAATGTGCAAAAGAGTGCATACCGCGAGGTCAAATTAAAGGGTATAAGACTTTCTGGTCCCCAACGCTATCCAAATTGAAAGCTGCCAGAGATAAAGCCAGAGGAAAAGCTGAAAAATCCAGGCAAATAAACGATTATATAGAGCTTCGAAAGAGGCAAGCGGTCCTAACTCAAGCCATTAAGTCAGGCAAAAGAGAAGCTTTCAAATCCTTTCTTGCTAAGCTCGATTTCCGAAAAGACGGCGTCAAAGCGCACAGGTTCGTTACTACGCTAAACAATGATGGAAACAAGCAACAGCAAATGCCAATGAGAGGCATGGCTAGAGAACTCACTACACATGCCGATATAGCAAACGAACTCTGTAAGCACTACACTAAAGtgagtaatattaaaataaataagaggGAGAGAGCAAGACTATTGCGTTATCCCCCTCCCCGGCAGATGAGCAAAAATATAAACGACATCTGTTCAGAAGATTTCTCGATGTTGGAGCTGGAAGCGGCTCTCTCTGACACAAAAACGAAAAAGGCAGCAGGGATTGACGAGTTGTACCCGGAAATGCTTAAATATCTGGGAGCCTCAGCCAAAGGCACCATTCTGAATTTGATTAACCTAACATGGAATTTAAGAGTCCCAAGTCAGTGGAGGAAGAGCGAGGTCATACCCACcttaaagaaagaaaaagacCCGAGCCTGACTGATAGCTACCGGCCAATATTCCTCACAAGCTCCTTATGCAAAGTAGCCGAAAAAATGGTTCTGGGCAGACTAAACCGAGCCTTAACCCATCTTGAACTGATTGACGACGCTCAGGCTGGCTTCAGGAAACACAGGAACACCATGGACCATGTAGTCGATTTTGCCCAAAAAGTCAAGGATGCTTTCCACCGTAAGATGTCAACAGTAGCAGTGCTAGTAGACCTCAAAGCTGCATACGACACAGTATGGAGAGGTTTGCTGTTACACAAGATAGCGAATTAA